The Salinispora tropica CNB-440 genome has a window encoding:
- a CDS encoding DinB family protein gives MTKSEQLSEQLDWYWRKNLRPRLEGLTDEEYFWEPVRGCWSIRPRGTSAITMSEGSGEWTMDYVFPGPVPAPVTTIAWRLAHIIVSCLGYRVGWYFGGQGVDSETFTYAGTADEALKQLDEMYGKWNAGVRDLSDADLENPPMVGPERFPMENRILHVNRELIHHGAEISLLRDLYRWQDGAAAHRI, from the coding sequence GTGACAAAAAGCGAACAGCTCTCGGAGCAGTTGGACTGGTACTGGCGCAAGAACCTGCGGCCACGGCTGGAGGGTCTTACCGACGAAGAGTACTTCTGGGAGCCGGTACGCGGCTGCTGGAGTATCCGTCCACGGGGCACGTCGGCCATAACGATGTCGGAAGGTTCGGGGGAATGGACGATGGACTACGTGTTCCCCGGCCCCGTTCCGGCGCCAGTGACCACGATTGCCTGGCGGCTGGCGCACATCATTGTCTCGTGCCTGGGCTATCGGGTCGGATGGTACTTCGGCGGCCAGGGCGTCGACTCCGAGACATTCACCTACGCAGGGACCGCTGACGAGGCGCTGAAGCAGCTCGATGAGATGTATGGGAAGTGGAACGCGGGGGTCCGCGACCTCTCGGACGCTGACCTGGAGAACCCGCCCATGGTGGGTCCCGAGCGGTTTCCCATGGAGAACAGGATCCTGCACGTCAACAGGGAGCTGATCCATCACGGCGCCGAGATTTCCCTGCTGCGCGACCTCTACCGCTGGCAGGACGGAGCCGCAGCGCACCGAATCTGA
- a CDS encoding LamG domain-containing protein: MGRLHAGRRSVGWAVVSALAVGGLAVPASSASAAVACVGEVATVEDAMTTAEACDAQVEVGSMRSETLVAYANPDETMTAVMSPVPVRTLKGSEWVDIDPTLERNGDGTVSPAATTQDLTLSGGGSGPLLTLADSGRKVSLTWPAGLPAPVLTGDLATYSEVFPGVDLQVRVGDSWYQQLFVVKSAQAAANPALAALSFNVTTEGVTLREQSDGAIEAVDAEGEVVFAASAPSMWASPDPSAMEAAVRSGEWSRPALQAMVGEGAVDEPAEPHRVRMEAEVSQSQLTVIPVPELLRSPDTVYPVYIDPNFAYPSPTYWTNVMDDNPNHSYFNEHDELKVGRQWKTSNVWRTHMQFHNFGVMSGSKIVSAELKVTADHTADCDGTDIQLWETEHITHFYQYTWNTAANGWLKYLDTKHFDANEASCPKDDDQEVFNGALQAAVQTRVSAGVSAMTFGMRAASESDYYQWTNFLPNKTALIVQYDRVPMKPVGLSFTTTSDCYLQCSSPAMVRNATPTLRARVQDADGGVLQTAFEIRTAASLSAPIVVESTTMPRSFVTTSGNATATATSQVPAGKLTSGTTYYWHATTKDELGFWSGWGSWYSFTVDTSPPGVSSVTSSEFPGRQWGAEVGTAGTFTLSAASDAAEFSWQVDAGPVTTVAATGGDPATATTGSYTPATDMVHTLYAKAKDVAGNVGPTVGHQFWVTPLANRCWNWRLDETSGLTAKDWGNQDSADVVCPPIGSSVTAMPGAVSSGVTWTADAERGQVASFDGTGEIATPGAVLDTTKAFTVTAWVKLTDLASGSVQTVVSQAGDAVSDLSLEYRQDANGGAGGFCFTMAAGDGELTTACADPVSWPVSENQWVHLAGVYAPTLDAIRVHVMGDPQFCAGDFGEAPFTSPRPANGAFLIGRGTQGADDSPAHQLVGRVSDVYGFQRVLSNEEICQMSFS, from the coding sequence ATGGGGCGGTTGCATGCTGGGCGACGGTCTGTCGGTTGGGCTGTTGTGTCGGCGTTGGCGGTCGGTGGGTTGGCGGTGCCAGCGTCGTCGGCGTCAGCGGCAGTCGCGTGTGTGGGCGAGGTGGCGACCGTCGAGGATGCGATGACGACGGCCGAGGCCTGTGACGCACAGGTCGAGGTGGGCTCGATGCGGTCGGAGACGTTGGTGGCCTATGCGAATCCGGATGAGACGATGACGGCGGTGATGTCACCGGTTCCGGTTCGGACGCTGAAGGGGTCCGAGTGGGTCGATATCGACCCGACTCTGGAGCGTAACGGCGATGGTACGGTGTCGCCGGCGGCCACGACTCAGGATTTGACTTTGTCCGGTGGTGGTTCAGGCCCGCTGTTGACGTTGGCTGATTCTGGCCGAAAGGTTTCCCTGACCTGGCCAGCGGGTTTGCCGGCGCCTGTATTGACTGGCGATCTCGCGACCTATTCGGAGGTATTTCCGGGTGTGGATCTGCAGGTTCGTGTGGGTGACAGTTGGTATCAGCAGTTGTTTGTGGTGAAGTCGGCGCAGGCGGCGGCGAATCCGGCGTTGGCCGCGTTGTCGTTCAACGTGACGACGGAGGGTGTGACGCTACGGGAGCAGTCGGATGGGGCGATCGAGGCCGTTGATGCCGAGGGCGAGGTGGTGTTCGCGGCCTCGGCGCCGTCGATGTGGGCATCTCCCGACCCGTCGGCGATGGAAGCGGCTGTTCGGTCGGGGGAGTGGTCGCGGCCGGCGTTGCAGGCGATGGTTGGCGAGGGTGCTGTCGATGAGCCGGCTGAGCCGCATCGGGTGCGGATGGAGGCGGAGGTTTCCCAATCGCAGCTGACGGTGATTCCGGTGCCCGAGTTGCTGCGGTCGCCGGACACGGTCTACCCGGTGTATATCGATCCGAATTTCGCCTATCCGTCACCGACGTACTGGACGAACGTGATGGACGACAATCCGAATCACTCGTATTTTAACGAGCATGACGAGTTGAAAGTCGGCCGGCAGTGGAAAACCTCGAATGTCTGGCGCACGCACATGCAGTTCCACAATTTTGGGGTGATGTCCGGGTCGAAGATCGTGTCGGCGGAGCTAAAGGTTACCGCGGATCATACAGCGGATTGCGACGGCACGGACATTCAGTTGTGGGAGACGGAGCACATCACTCACTTCTACCAGTACACGTGGAATACCGCGGCCAACGGCTGGTTAAAATATCTGGACACCAAGCATTTTGATGCGAATGAGGCGTCGTGTCCCAAGGACGACGACCAGGAGGTGTTCAACGGGGCGCTGCAGGCGGCGGTGCAGACTAGGGTAAGTGCCGGCGTCAGCGCGATGACGTTCGGTATGCGGGCTGCCAGTGAGTCTGATTACTACCAGTGGACGAATTTCCTGCCTAATAAGACCGCGTTGATCGTGCAATATGACAGGGTGCCGATGAAGCCGGTTGGTCTGTCGTTCACGACGACATCGGACTGCTATTTGCAGTGTTCGTCTCCGGCGATGGTGCGGAATGCAACGCCGACGTTGCGGGCGCGGGTGCAGGACGCGGACGGCGGCGTGTTGCAGACGGCGTTCGAGATTCGAACGGCGGCGAGCCTGTCGGCGCCGATCGTGGTGGAGAGCACGACGATGCCGCGGTCGTTCGTGACGACGTCGGGTAACGCGACGGCGACCGCGACATCCCAGGTTCCGGCGGGTAAGTTGACCTCTGGGACCACCTACTACTGGCACGCCACAACGAAGGACGAGCTGGGGTTTTGGAGTGGCTGGGGCTCGTGGTACAGCTTCACGGTCGATACGTCTCCACCTGGGGTGTCGTCTGTCACGTCCAGTGAGTTCCCCGGTCGGCAGTGGGGCGCTGAGGTGGGTACGGCGGGGACGTTCACGCTGAGCGCCGCCTCGGATGCGGCGGAGTTCAGCTGGCAGGTGGACGCGGGCCCGGTGACGACGGTAGCGGCGACGGGCGGTGATCCGGCCACGGCGACGACCGGTTCATACACGCCGGCTACGGATATGGTCCACACGTTGTACGCGAAGGCCAAGGACGTGGCGGGTAACGTCGGTCCGACTGTCGGGCATCAGTTCTGGGTGACGCCGCTTGCGAACCGGTGTTGGAACTGGCGGTTGGACGAGACGTCCGGGTTGACCGCGAAGGACTGGGGTAACCAGGACTCCGCTGACGTGGTGTGTCCGCCGATCGGGTCGTCCGTGACGGCGATGCCGGGCGCTGTCTCGTCGGGGGTGACGTGGACTGCGGATGCGGAGCGGGGACAGGTGGCCAGCTTCGATGGTACGGGTGAGATCGCCACGCCAGGTGCGGTGCTCGACACGACGAAGGCGTTCACGGTGACCGCGTGGGTGAAGCTGACGGACCTGGCGTCGGGGAGTGTGCAGACGGTTGTTTCGCAGGCCGGAGACGCTGTCAGTGATCTGAGCCTGGAGTACCGGCAGGACGCGAATGGCGGCGCGGGTGGGTTCTGCTTCACGATGGCCGCGGGTGACGGTGAGTTGACGACGGCTTGTGCGGATCCGGTGTCGTGGCCGGTCAGTGAGAACCAGTGGGTGCACCTGGCCGGCGTCTATGCCCCGACGCTGGACGCGATCCGGGTGCATGTGATGGGAGATCCCCAGTTTTGCGCGGGTGACTTCGGTGAGGCACCTTTCACATCGCCTCGGCCTGCCAACGGAGCATTCCTGATTGGTCGCGGGACGCAGGGTGCTGATGACAGCCCTGCTCACCAGCTCGTTGGTCGTGTATCCGATGTGTATGGATTTCAGCGTGTGCTGAGCAATGAGGAAATCTGTCAGATGAGCTTTTCGTAG